From one Sphaeramia orbicularis chromosome 9, fSphaOr1.1, whole genome shotgun sequence genomic stretch:
- the LOC115425997 gene encoding sesquipedalian-1, producing the protein MKLNERSVAHYATCDSPPDKTGFLFKKGERNTAYHRRWFVLKGNMLFYFEERDSREPIGVIVLEGCTVELCESAEEFAFAIKFDCAKARVYKMAAENQAAMESWVKALSRASFDYMRLVVKELERQLEEIQEAAGVGCVGAGGLQCKPKASRRNQVARSRSGASSSSSSSSSSLSSASSAPPMSGSGQKSLLDEGHHTSKENGVAWSKAPGTLANGFVEGASSCVAWESSTDSGISTGCGADGVRAPPVPPRRRGASLESPVSPGTGCFSKLHDWYGREVEELRAQWLQSQ; encoded by the coding sequence ATGAAGCTGAACGAACGCAGCGTAGCACACTATGCAACCTGCGACTCTCCACCAGACAAGACTGGTTTCCTGTTCAAAAAGGGTGAGCGTAACACGGCTTATCACCGCCGCTGGTTTGTGCTGAAAGGCAACATGCTCTTCTACTTCGAGGAACGTGACAGCCGTGAGCCCATCGGTGTCATTGTCCTTGAGGGATGCACCGTGGAGCTGTGTGAGTCAGCCGAGGAGTTTGCCTTTGCCATCAAGTTTGACTGTGCCAAAGCTCGGGTGTACAAGATGGCAGCTGAGAATCAAGCAGCTATGGAGTCATGGGTGAAAGCGCTGTCAAGGGCCAGCTTTGACTACATGAGGTTGGTGGTGAAGGAGCTGGAGAGGCAGCTGGAGGAGATCCAGGAAGCAGCAGGAGTTGGTTGTGTTGGAGCTGGAGGCCTGCAGTGTAAGCCTAAGGCCTCCAGGCGTAACCAGGTTGCTAGGTCCAGGTCTGgggcttcctcttcttcttcgtcatcttcatcgtcctTATCATCAGCATCAAGTGCCCCTCCCATGTCAGGCTCTGGCCAAAAGAGCCTCCTGGATGAGGGGCATCACACCTCCAAGGAGAACGGAGTGGCATGGAGTAAAGCACCAGGTACCTTGGCAAATGGCTTTGTGGAGGGAGCTTCTTCCTGTGTAGCGTGGGAGAGCAGCACCGACTCTGGGATTAGCACTGGATGTGGAGCAGATGGGGTAAGGGCTCCTCCAGTACCCCCGAGGAGAAGAGGAGCATCACTGGAGAGCCCTGTCTCCCCAGGCACTGGGTGCTTTTCCAAGCTTCACGACTGGTATGGCAGAGAGGTGGAGGAGCTGAGAGCACAGTGGTTGCAAAGCCAGTAA